A stretch of the Pleurodeles waltl isolate 20211129_DDA chromosome 2_1, aPleWal1.hap1.20221129, whole genome shotgun sequence genome encodes the following:
- the LOC138261270 gene encoding C-type lectin-like, whose translation MKSLLILFTLLGLGACSHLEMMMEDAVVEEEPASEPCEKMNISDTTWCPVCGIHNWRLFGNTCYKLFRSKVSFASAELYCRRRIQGGRLASIHSSSDDRRLVRLYPSGLTRAWLGGIYLQQGKSYVWTDGTNFNYQNWAPGEPNNYYGKESCMEMFRNGKWNDLPCHSRQAFICEYRLRRREGEEEESLEMDD comes from the exons ATGAAATCCCTGCTCATACTCTTCACCCTCCTGGGGCTGGGGGCGTGTAGCCATCTGG AAATGATGATGGAAGATGCTGTGGTGGAGGAGGAACCAGCATCCGAACCGTGCGAAAAAATGAACATCTCAGACACCACCTGGTGCCCCGTATGTGGAATCCATAACTGGCGCCTGTTTGGCAACACCTGCTACAAACTTTTCCGATCCAAGGTTTCATTCGCCAGTGCTGAG CTGTACTGCAGGAGGCGCATCCAAGGAGGTCGCCTGGCCTCCATACATAGCTCAAGTGACGACCGAAGACTTGTAAGATTGTACCCCTCCGGGTTAACACGTGCCTGGCTGGGAGGAATCTACTTACAACAG GGAAAGTCATATGTTTGGACAGATGGCACTAACTTCAACTATCAGAACTGGGCTCCCGGAGAACCCAACAACTATTATGGAAAGGAGTCCTGTATGGAGATGTTCA gaaatgggaaatGGAACGACTTGCCTTGTCATTCACGGCAGGCCTTTATCTGCGAATACCGCCTGCGACGCAGGGAGGGCGAGGAAGAGGAATCTTTGGAGATGGACGACTAG